In Candidatus Berkelbacteria bacterium, the DNA window CCGCAAAGCTTCTTTAAGTAATCAATAGATTTAAAATTCATTGAGATCCTGAGGTAGCCGGTAATATTACTGAACACGGGGTCATTAGGGCGAACGCCGTTAAAGATTGGTTTGTTTATATCATTATTGAGTACGTAGCCTTCATCCAGCATCGACTGATACTCGGCAGTAGCGAAATTATCGCAGCGCGATAAATAAACTGTTGGCACGCCGTTAATGAGCTCAATTTTACAGCCTCGAAACTCTCGGACTTTGATAGCCCGACTTTCTGGGGACAGCGAATCGCTCGTAGTGCTATAGCGCTTGAACACCAGTTGTTGGTCGGTTGCCTTTGGGTGCTTAAGCAGCATCACGACATCGTTGAATCCGGCATCGTTTATGAAATAGAATCCGGTAAACTTCCAGCCGTTGTCACCTGGATCGCCGAGGGTAATTTGTTTGTCGTAATATATGTAACGAAAATCGTTGGTAATTCTAGCGATCGCCGAACGGGCGGCTTCGGATTTTTCACGCAGGACACTGACCCGGGCTGCTGAACCTGTTGTGCGCACGAAGACGGCGAGGATTAAAATAACCAGGCCGGAGAAAATGGCGACGGAGATTAGCATTTCCAACAAGGTATAGCCAGGCAATGCTACTTTTCGCGGCCGTTGGCCGCTCACAGTTAACATTTCCAACAGGGTGTAGCCGGGGAGTTTTGTTTCTCTGTCAAATTGAGCCATGGCTAGTGATCCACCGCTTTCCAGTTCGTCATGATGGTACTCATCTCGCTGGTGCGGTAACCCTGCGTCGTTTGCCAAACCACGACTGACCGAACCTTGACCGCGTTCCCGGTTGGAATGTAGGTACTCGTAGCGTTATTAAGGTTTAGACTGGGCTTAGTCATAATGCAGTAGAGGTCATTGTTGTAGCAATCAGTTCCAACAGTACGATTACCCTGAAGATCGCCGTCGTTATAACGTTGGTTTGAATTTCTATCGAGGTTACATCTTAAGCGGTCGGTGTTTTGGGTCTCGTTAACGCTCGGAACACCTATTGCCTCAACGCAAATCAAGCGGCGCGCCGACAAGCCCTCGCTCTGCAAGATTGCTTTGGAATCGTTCAAAGCCATCACCTCAGACTTCTTGATATGAAGATAATTTGGATCGTTATTGATAGCGGCACGTGTTAGCTCGACTTTTTCGGTTTCCGGATTGAGATAAGCATAGTACCAGCCGTAGTCTTCGAGCGACCTTGCTTGATCTAGCCAAGTAAGATTATTGGCCGAATTTAGGCGATCGTCACGGTTTTTAGCTACCATCTCCAAACCTTCGACAGCCCAAAGATTAGTCACTGTCGAGTCGGCGGTGTTAACAGTTCCCTGTATTAAAGTATTTGATAGGGAAACGACTGCTGAGCCAACGATAAAAAGCACCCCGACAGCAATTAAGATCTCCAAAAGTGTGAAAGCAGGTCGCCTTGCTCTTATGAGCACGAAACCGGGTTTGTAGTCCTTAGTCAAAGTCCCCTCCATCAGTTTTCGCTATACGTCACGCCAACCTTAGCCGTGTACGGCTCTATGGCTACTGTTGCTTTTTTGTTGGTGAAAGTCAATTCAAGTAACGGGTTACCAAAAACCGGTCCTTCTTCGATCCAGGCGGAGCCTTCGACCCGAATGTGAAACATTTGACGGGTCGGAACGCGAAAGACAACGAAGTGATTGCTGCGTGATTCGGCAGTGTCCCCGCAAATCTTGCAGCTTAGTGTCACACCCTTACTCATGTTGACGCGTTCAACAAAACAGGGCCCGTCTTGATTCCAGGCTTGCAACTGAACATCCCCGGGCTTACACGGCGCTCCGGAGGCATTTAACGGATAAGACAAGCGCACGATATCATAGTGACTGCTACGATAAGCGTCACTGTGAAACCAGATACCGTAATAACCTGTTTCGTCGTAGGTGAAGTTACTACCGGGCGTTTCGTCAGTCTGTTGGGTAGAACCAGAAAGTAATCTAACTTCTTCGATTTTAGAGCGGAAGATTTCAGCGTCGGTTGCCACACGGTTTTTCCCGAGCGAGCGATCAACCATCGGTACGAGTAAGCTGAGCATCAGACCCATAATGGCAACCGTTACCAATAGCTCAATTAGCGTGAAACCTCGTTTAGTAGCCATAGCCAAGCATCCCTAGATACCATTCTACCAATTGCGGACCCCAGTACAGGGCGAGCAGCCCGGCGATAATTAGGAATGGTGCAAATGGCACAGCCGATTTTAGTTTAACTTGGCCGCGAAGCAGTAAATAAGCCCCAAATATGCCGCCGATAATGAAGGAGCCGACTAGAAACACCACGGCCGATGGCCAGCCTACAAGCAGCCCTAGTGCAGCGGCAATTTTGACATCCCCCTCCCCCATCCAGATTCCACGTGTCGGGTAAACCAGTAAAGCAATCGGGATGAGCGCCGCCAAGCCTCCATAAAGCGTGACGAGCGGATCTTGGTGGTAAAACAACGAGAAAACAGTCGCCCCAATTAGGGCAACGTAGGACATAACCTCCGGCACCAGCATTTCATACAGGTCATGGAAGAAAATCGTCACCAGGGCGCTAATAGTGACAATGTAAGCGATAAAGGCGGCCACCCCTTGCCAACCCGCCAAGTCAGCAATCACGAAAACCAGGTAGTAACCGGCCGCCACAAGCGCTGCCGTGGAAAACTCCACGATCGGGTACTGGGCGCTGATAGGTTGTTGGCAGTGGCGGCAGCGACCGCGCAGGACGACGTAGCTGAGTAGAGGAATTAGATCAAACCAAGAAAGACTCTTTTTACACTTGGGGCAATGTGAGCGACCGCGCATAATTGATTGCCAGTCGTCAAACCTGGCAATGACAACATTAAGGAAAGAGCCGATGATTAGGCCGAAGATGAAAACAAAGATTACCCCACCCATATACTCAGCTTAAAGATAAACTAGTTAAAATCCAAGCGGTTAGGCCGGTTTATTGCGGGCCATAGGTTACGAAGACGTAAGCGCCATCTTCAAACGGTCCGTCGAGGGTAAAGTTAATCGCGCCGCCCGTATCGACTGCACCACTGCCATCAGCCTGATAGGTACCATTTCCTGTCGAGATCGGCTCGTCACTACGAGCGGACAACTGCCAGCCGATCGAGTAGTCGGTCGCTACGCCGTTAACGCTGGCCGAGGTAGCGTAACGCTGAGGATTGCTGGCAATTTCCTGACAAGTTGAGCCTGAAGAAAGGTGACCACCGATAACTAACGCCGATTGAAGTGGCTCGCCACATGTATTATCTGCCGCTTCGATATCTATGCCATCAGCGACCTCCGAGTTGGTGTCGGCCGGATAGCCACTTTTGTCTAAGTAAAAGCGTGCCAAAGCCGCGTCCAAGTTGTGAGCGTTACTTTTACGTTGGGCATCCTGTGCTCGGTTCCTAGAGCTGTTTAGTGCCACCAGGACGAGCGAGGCAAGAATACCGATGATCGCAATTGTGATCAGAAGCTCGATCAAAGTAAATCCCCTCTTCATATCTACTCAATAATATACTGTCACCTAAAAAGAAAAACCCCCGAGCGGGGGTTTTTCTTTCTTGCTTGAAGCAAGCGCAGACTACTGTGGACCGTAAGTGACGAATACGAGCGCGTTGTCCCCAAAAGGACCGACGTTAGTAAAGTCAACAGTACCACCAGTTAAAACATCACCGTCGAGATCAGCTTGGTAAACACCGTTGCCGCTAGTGATAATCGTGTCGGTTACCGAGGCAAGCTGCCAGCCAAGAGTGTAGTTAGCAGCTGTTCCGCTAGAGTTAGCTGACGTTGCGTAACGCTTTGGGTTGGTAGCATCGGCTTGACTCTCGTGGCAAGCAGTGTGAGTCGCGAGATACGCACCGGTGCCAACAAGCTGCGCCAGAGGTGCCGCACAAGCCGGAGTCGTACTTTGGTTAGTACCAAACTGGAATCCGTTAACGTCATCTGTTGTATCGCTAGCTGGGTAGCCGCTCTTGTCGACGTAGAACGTCGCTAAAGCAGTATCAAGGTTTCTGGCGTTGTTCTTGCGCTGGGTGTCTTGAGCCTTACTTCTGGCACCGCTCAAAGAGACGATGACAAGTGCTGCCAAGATACCGATGATGGCAATAACAACCAATAGTTCAATAAGGGTAAAACCTTTTTTCATTTCCCTCCAATCATTTAACAGCGTTTATGGCTGAATATTCGAGCCACAAACAACTGTACCCTGCACTAAATTGTGCAGGACCCCGACTCCCGTC includes these proteins:
- a CDS encoding type II secretion system protein; the encoded protein is MKRGFTLIELLITIAIIGILASLVLVALNSSRNRAQDAQRKSNAHNLDAALARFYLDKSGYPADTNSEVADGIDIEAADNTCGEPLQSALVIGGHLSSGSTCQEIASNPQRYATSASVNGVATDYSIGWQLSARSDEPISTGNGTYQADGSGAVDTGGAINFTLDGPFEDGAYVFVTYGPQ
- a CDS encoding type II secretion system protein; protein product: MKKGFTLIELLVVIAIIGILAALVIVSLSGARSKAQDTQRKNNARNLDTALATFYVDKSGYPASDTTDDVNGFQFGTNQSTTPACAAPLAQLVGTGAYLATHTACHESQADATNPKRYATSANSSGTAANYTLGWQLASVTDTIITSGNGVYQADLDGDVLTGGTVDFTNVGPFGDNALVFVTYGPQ
- a CDS encoding type II secretion system protein; this translates as MATKRGFTLIELLVTVAIMGLMLSLLVPMVDRSLGKNRVATDAEIFRSKIEEVRLLSGSTQQTDETPGSNFTYDETGYYGIWFHSDAYRSSHYDIVRLSYPLNASGAPCKPGDVQLQAWNQDGPCFVERVNMSKGVTLSCKICGDTAESRSNHFVVFRVPTRQMFHIRVEGSAWIEEGPVFGNPLLELTFTNKKATVAIEPYTAKVGVTYSEN
- a CDS encoding prepilin peptidase, whose translation is MGGVIFVFIFGLIIGSFLNVVIARFDDWQSIMRGRSHCPKCKKSLSWFDLIPLLSYVVLRGRCRHCQQPISAQYPIVEFSTAALVAAGYYLVFVIADLAGWQGVAAFIAYIVTISALVTIFFHDLYEMLVPEVMSYVALIGATVFSLFYHQDPLVTLYGGLAALIPIALLVYPTRGIWMGEGDVKIAAALGLLVGWPSAVVFLVGSFIIGGIFGAYLLLRGQVKLKSAVPFAPFLIIAGLLALYWGPQLVEWYLGMLGYGY